In Anopheles cruzii chromosome X, idAnoCruzAS_RS32_06, whole genome shotgun sequence, one genomic interval encodes:
- the LOC128269394 gene encoding NADH-ubiquinone oxidoreductase 75 kDa subunit, mitochondrial-like translates to MLRIPLTRVIALGSRCHPQAIIRTSASVPAKVPEKIEVFVDDQSVMVEPGTTVLQAAAQIGVEIPRFCYHERLAVAGNCRMCLVEVEKSPKPVAACAMPVMKGWRIKTNSEMTRKAREGVMEFLLMNHPLDCPICDQGGECDLQDQAMAFGSDRSRFTDIHHTGKRAVEDKDIGPLIKTIMTRCIHCTRCIRFASEVAGVDDLGTTGRGNDMQIGTYVEKFFLSELSGNVIDLCPVGALTNKPYSFVARPWEIRKVESIDVLDALGSNIVISTRTGEVLRILPRDNDAINEEWLSDKSRFACDGLKRQRLIAPMLRKPNGELEAVEWESALITVAQALRGAPKGKVAAVAGGLADAEALVALKDLLNRLGSETLCTEQKFPTDGTGTDFRSSYLLNSSIASCEEADLVLLVGTNPRYEAPLLNTRLRKGFIHNEQNIALIGPKVNLSYDYEYLGSDTSVIRDIANGHHPFAKKLQEAKKPLIIVGANQLARKDGHSFLTSLHVFANALSTADKNWKVWNVLQTNAAQTAALDVGYRAGIESALEVQPKVLFLLGADAGVIDREALPKDCFIVYQGHHGDAGAQLAHAILPGAAYTEKQATYVNTEGRAQQTLVAVTPPGLAREDWKILRALSEVASTPLPYDTLDELRARMEDVAPHIVRYGRLEASNFFNIVDALLKHGSVHFESAQVEVLQKKLEDFFMTDPITRASPTMAKCVTAAKKQAIN, encoded by the exons ATGCTGCGAATTCCGCTCACCCGGGTTATCGCCCTGGGTTCCAGATGCCACCCACAAGCAATCATTCGAACCTCCGCTAGCGTTCCGGCGAAGGTGCCAGAAAAGATTGAAGTATTCGTCGACGATCAATCGGTGATGGTAGAACCGGGCACAACAGTTTTGCAG GCTGCTGCGCAGATTGGGGTAGAGATACCTCGTTTCTGCTATCACGAACGGCTAGCGGTAGCAGGTAACTGCCGCATGTGTCTGGTTGAGGTAGAAAAATCCCCTAAACCGGTAGCGGCCTGTGCGATGCCGGTAATGAAAGGGTGGCGCATCAAGACCAATTCTGAAATGACCCGCAAAGCGCGCGAAGGCGTCATGGAATTCCTGCTGATGAATCACCCATTAGACTGTCCGATCTGTGACCAGGGAGGAGAGTGCGATCTACAGGATCAGGCGATGGCGTTCGGTTCAGATCGATCCCGCTTCACCGACATCCATCACACCGGTAAGCGGGCCGTCGAGGATAAGGACATCGGGCCGTTGATCAAAACCATCATGACGCGGTGCATTCACTGCACGCGTTGCATCCGCTTTGCGTCGGAGGTGGCGGGCGTTGATGATCTTGGAACTACCGGGCGTGGCAACGATATGCAGATCGGTACGTatgtggaaaagtttttcctttccgaacTGTCCGGCAATGTGATCGACCTGTGTCCGGTCGGTGCGCTCACCAATAAACCGTACAGTTTCGTGGCACGCCCCTGGGAAATACGGAAAGTTGAATCCATTGATGTGCTGGACGCGCTCGGCAGCAACATCGTGATTAGTACGCGCACTGGCGAAGTATTGCGAATTTTGCCGCGTGATAATGATGCCATCAACGAGGAGTGGTTGTCCGACAAGTCGCGTTTTGCTTGCGATGGCCTGAAGCGTCAAAGGCTCATTGCTCCAATGCTTCGCAAACCGAACGGCGAACTCGAAGCTGTCGAGTGGGAATCTGCATTAATTACGGTTGCGCAGGCGTTGCGTGGGGCACCAAAGGGAAAAGTTGCCGCAGTCGCTGGAGGACTGGCAGACGCTGAAGCGCTAGTTGCGCTTAAGGACCTTCTCAATCGACTAGGATCAGAAACCTTGTGCACCGAACAAAAGTTTCCAACGGATGGCACAGGAACGGACTTTCGCTCTAGCTATCTGCTAAACTCGTCAATCGCATCGTGCGAAGAAGCGGACTTGGTACTGCTCGTGGGCACCAATCCTCGCTATGAGGCACCGCTCCTTAACACCCGTTTACGGAAAGGTTTCATCCACAACGAGCAGAACATTGCCCTGATTGGACCGAAGGTTAACCTTTCCTACGACTACGAG TATTTGGGCAGCGATACATCAGTTATTCGCGACATTGCTAATGGGCACCATCCTTTTGCGAAGAAGCTGCAAGAGGCAAAGAAACCACTGATCATCGTTGGTGCTAATCAGCTGGCGCGCAAGGATGGGCATTCTTTCCTTACTTCGTTGCATGTCTTTGCCAATGCGCTGTCGACGGCGGAT AAAAACTGGAAAGTGTGGAAcgttttgcaaacaaatgcAGCTCAAACGGCGGCCCTAGACGTAGGCTATCGTGCTGGCATCGAATCGGCACTGGAAGTTCAACCGAAAGTACTCTTCCTGCTTGGAGCGGATGCTGGAGTTATTGATCGTGAAGCGCTGCCGAAAGATTGCTTCATTGTCTATCAAGGGCATCACGGCGATGCTGGCGCGCAACTCGCACACGCCATTCTTCCTGGTGCAGCCTACACCGAGAAGCAGGCTACATATGTGAATACAGAGGGACGTGCCCAGCAGACGTTGGTTGCCGTCACACCGCCCGGTCTGGCTCGGGAAGATTGGAAAATTCTACGCGCTCTATCGGAAGTCGCAAGTACTCCGCTACCATACGACACTCTAGATGAACTGCGGGCGCGTATGGAGGACGTAGCGCCTCACATTGTGCGTTACGGACGTCTCGAGGCATCCAACTTTTTCAACATCGTCGATGCACTGCTCAAGCACGGATCGGTTCATTTCGAGAGCGCCCAAGTTGAAGTACTGCAGAAAAAATTGGAGGACTTCTTTATGACCGATCCGATAACGCGAGCATCACCTACGATGGCTAAATGTGTGACGGCCGCAAAGAAACAGGCAATTAACTAA
- the LOC128267104 gene encoding syndetin: MEKVEEIKYKVMELINKKKELKIPKMGFTNYYAYQQREQQAAMRSTLTTGPMSTDASKVYGWAHDLAGDKQDSGLPEKLSDQELLESTEAIYFEPGRNSGLHELRRLSEDGQLLDQQSVEQRMSVLKRQHRVISKRVLQLILEQRAACDEEFRQIRDTERMLQSTTVTCRAVRLKLDTSKMLLTTTNLEILAAYRKRQTLVNLLRTLNALRSMRSIDQRLQRRLVDADYGGAIAILLENKNLSQRFHQYRCVESLAHKLQDTLMLTELQLESVLSELPSEFEPKRYQKLQEAYTLLGKQLIAMDQLHMNFVSSVHTAAFTVLRQHMDVNVEESKKLTYEQLCECVPVDKQVHCLTALCRAFWKILVSYYQIRCWHQNSGMCEKELPAVTAVSEPELAFQQEYIRQKLESGQFRLWNDVQGKVCTYIGTGRLHALKYDQFVQILAIVQRLKKVGLEFCDSGSERLLAAIHAQSSEFFKRYHTACLEEICLFFDHEVWVPIGSFHDVTQLQEYRNFRHALLCHATRMGADQRPVMRGSPGAVTAKSGRLEVDTIPDSASSLHSQDESSLYGSCGYFLRFTEKSSPFDGGFDCTMLEEDILAGIADESSYYFSEDSSDTNELPTPHSPTTTVGTAHVVGSAPPTVVVNTSLTVLRCIGRYLYFCKLLHAIAPHIVRSMTELIDYYIYAVHELFSADLPVPRDNLYTDRLRQSLQRIELELLSKLRRHNRSAPLADEMVRSDFLNPESLYGLYKRTVATESCITLIGQFRQMETYLCGLLGLSVGDGSAQPTDGWSASCVRDYISRTSDYMHDLRKPIFMCSTARVIDLQGVLQAIAKVKWDVNHVNVQHSAYIDIINRGVQYFAMKLEDEATPVLLPRDSLWDSFVHVLSHLLVEGFSNVKKCSAGGRALMQLDFTHFWSLLEIVSGGKHPDHRAYVEQYVKAYYLPKDLLEQWLLQSRGYSAKHLTGLVQCACSSDKKTRQRLISLVESMDGQGQAGNTTGSTNSPTPA; this comes from the exons ATGGAGAAAGTGGAGGAAATCAAATACAAGGTGATGGAGTTAATCAACAAGAAG AAGGAGTTGAAAATTCCTAAGATGGGCTTCACCAATTACTACGCGTATCAACAGCGGGAACAACAGGCTGCGATGCGGTCGACGCTGACAACCGGGCCAATGTCTACGGATGCTTCTAAAGTGTATGGTTGGGCACACGACCTGGCTGGAGACAAACAAGACTCTGGATTGCCAGAGAAGCTGTCAGATCAAGAGCTTCTGGAATCTACAGAGGCAATCTACTTTGAGCCGGGTAGAAACAGTGGACTGCACGAACTTCGGAGGCTATCGGAGGACGGACAGTTACTCGATCAGCAAAGCGTTGAGCAGCGAATGAGTGTATTGAAGCGCCAGCACCGGGTAATTTCGAAAAGGGTGCTGCAGCTAATTTTGGAGCAGCGAGCTGCGTGCGACGAGGAGTTCCGACAGATACGCGACACGGAGCGGATGCTCCAGAGTACGACGGTGACTTGTCGAGCGGTACGCCTGAAGCTCGACACATCGAAAATGTTGCTTACAACGACGAATCTCGAAATATTGGCAGCGTACCGGAAACGCCAGACTTTAGTGAACCTGTTGCGTACGTTAAACGCCCTTCGCAGCATGCGCTCGATCGACCAGCGATTGCAACGGCGCCTGGTAGATGCAGACTACGGCGGAGCCATTGCGATTCTACTCGAAAATAAGAACCTGTCGCAACGATTTCACCAGTACCGGTGCGTCGAATCGCTGGCCCATAAACTACAGGACACGTTAATGTTGACCGAGCTGCAACTCGAGAGCGTGTTGAGCGAGCTGCCCTCGGAGTTTGAGCCAAAGCGCTATCAAAAGCTGCAAGAAGCCTACACATTGCTCGGAAAGCAGCTGATCGCGATGGACCAGCTGCACATGAACTTCGTATCCTCAGTGCACACGGCCGCCTTTACCGTGTTGCGTCAGCACATGGACGTGAATGTGGAGGAGAGCAAGAAGCTAACATACGAGCAGCTTTGTGAATGCGTGCCCGTCGACAAGCAGGTGCACTGTCTGACGGCACTGTGTCGAGCATTCTGGAAAATACTGGTGTCTTACTATCAGATTCGCTGCTGGCACCAGAATAGTGGTATGTGCGAGAAAGAGCTACCAGCTGTAACGGCAGTTAGCGAACCGGAGCTCGCCTTCCAACAAGAATACATCCGGCAAAAGCTGGAAAGTGGGCAGTTTCGTTTGTGGAACGACGTTCAAGGGAAGGTGTGCACCTATATCGGAACGGGCCGATTGCACGCGCTAAAGTATGATCAGTTTGTGCAAATTCTGGCTATAGTGCAACGGTTGAAAAAGGTTGGTCTTGAGTTCTGTGATAGTGGTTCGGAAAGACTGCTCGCCGCGATACATGCACAGAGCAGCGAGTTCTTCAAGCGCTACCACACCGCATGCCTCGAGGAGATTTGTCTATTTTTCGACCACGAGGTGTGGGTGCCGATCGGCAGCTTCCATGATGTGACGCAGCTGCAGGAGTATCGAAACTTTCGGCATGCCCTTCTATGTCATGCGACCCGTATGGGGGCGGATCAGCGACCAGTTATGCGGGGTAGCCCGGGAGCGGTAACCGCGAAGTCCGGACGGTTGGAAGTGGACACGATTCCAGACAGTGCTTCGTCGCTACACTCGCAGGACGAAAGCTCCCTGTACGGCTCGTGTGGTTACTTTTTACGCTTCACTGAGAAAAGTTCTCCATTCGACGGTGGGTTCGACTGTACCATGCTTGAAGAAGACATTCTGGCGGGCATTGCGGACGAGTCATCGTACTACTTTTCGGAGGATAGCAGCGACACCAACGAGCTACCAACGCCCCATTCGCCTACGACCACGGTTGGCACTGCTCATGTAGTGGGTTCCGCGCCGCCCACGGTGGTGGTTAACACATCGCTCACGGTGCTTCGCTGCATAGGCCGATATCTGTACTTCTGCAAGCTACTGCACGCAATCGCCCCACACATAGTACGGTCAATGACTGAACTGATCGATTATTATATCTATGCTGTTCATGAGCTCTTTTCGGCCGACCTACCAGTACCACGGGACAATCTCTACACTGATCGGTTGCGCCAGTCGTTGCAGCGTATTGAGCTCGAGCTGTTATCCAAACTGCGGCGTCACAATCGCAGTGCTCCGCTGGCGGATGAAATGGTTCGGTCGGATTTCCTCAACCCGGAATCACTTTACGGCTTATACAAGCGGACCGTTGCAACCGAGAGTTGCATCACGCTCATTGGACAATTCCGTCAGATGGAGACTTATCTTTGTGGTCTGTTGGGGTTATCGGTTGGTGACGGTAGCGCGCAACCGACGGATGGTTGGAGCGCCAGTTGTGTACGTGACTACATTTCCCGGACCAGCGATTACATGCATGACCTGCGCAAACCGATTTTCATGTGTTCGACAGCTCGTGTAATTGATTTGCAGGGTGTCCTGCAGGCTATAGCGAAAGTCAAGTGGGATGTGAATCACGTGAACGTTCAACACTCTGCCTACATCGACATCATCAAtcgg GGTGTACAGTACTTTGCCATGAAATTGGAGGACGAAGCGACGCCAGTGCTGTTACCTCGCGATTCACTCTGGGACAGTTTTGTACACGTCCTGTCGCATTTGCTCGTCGAAGG ATTCTCGAATGTAAAAAAGTGCTCCGCAGGTGGACGGGCTCTGATGCAACTAGATTTTACGCACTTTTGGTCGTTGCTAGAGATCGTGTCCGGCGGTAAGCACCCAGACCACAGAGCCTACGTAGAACAGTACGTGAAAGCCTACTATCTGCCAAAGGATTTGCTGGAGCAGTGGCTACTACAATCGCGCGGTTACTCGGCAAAGCATCTGACAGGATTGGTGCAGTGTGCATGCAGTAGCGACAAGAAAACACGCCAGCGTCTGATCTCCTTGGTTGAATCTATGGACGGCCAAGGGCAAGCCGGAAATACAACCGGAAGCACTAACTCGCCGACACCGGCATAg
- the LOC128267670 gene encoding uncharacterized protein LOC128267670, whose amino-acid sequence MMERLIASIVCLFMIARVGSVPVPRDIISGKEFLSILMKPAGDAGARSTFPLPATADQTHPNRGSRKFHYGLLYDHSDDDETILPIEALFSSQETSGHTRPLNAAQNDRRRLPVASRNSKALTGATGETKLTPEPMGATGWQLLAEVTTLESAEGAEKEEPSESSVLVDHPTTVIPTEQANETEKANEPSSSLLADRRRVELSVEDTSPRIATAEGRETTTVKDNFSSRSVVPQSSNSHRSELSVEEVEPTDGNGSQPATEVGTEGPSLADELVAGSQAHTPSAAGSQRYRLQRQQQNKEPLQTVIYHDKRPDGRAAPAKSVSYSFLGETASTLKTWRDINAEYLPAVSSKGRKGPDKQMGTLETTTPKEGVSPPGAEARAEPESYSQPAKFYSTPAQFYSEPAKIYSEPAQVYGVPESVYSVPAKVYSEPAKVYSEPAKVYSEPAKVYSEPAKVYSQPSSYWQMVYAVESTTVAPSSGTSTGPGLVLSGARAQKTKDDCKVTASCDEQSQQQQRQRYVFNELDKIPYDQLNAPVKGDAYVIQDVIGRFVPKQRIKGRNGQGAGSQTSGAAATEARPRTPLAPAGVAGEDSKIGYVVEGRNYRKYRVEEKTPDGFIVGEYGVLSHNDGNLRGVRYTADSDINPRLIYDTLLKFLSL is encoded by the exons ATGATGGAAAGACTCATCGCTTCAATTGTCTGCCTTTTCATG ATCGCTCGTGTCGGTAGTGTACCAGTGCCAAGGGACATCATATCCGGAAAAGAGTTCCTGTCCATTCTGATGAAGCCAGCCGGTGACGCCGGTGCACGCAGTACctttccgcttccggcgaCGGCTGATCAAACGCACCCCAACCGTGGGTCCCGCAAGTTTCACTACGGCCTTCTGTACGACcattcggacgacgacgaaacgatACTGCCGATCGAGGCCCTGTTCAGCTCGCAGGAAACTAGCGGCCATACGAGGCCATTAAACGCAGCCCAGAACGATCGACGCAGGCTGCCCGTCGCATCGCGCAATTCGAAGGCACTGACGGGTGCGACGGGCGAGACCAAGCTAACGCCCGAACCGATGGGCGCCACCGGATGGCAGCTATTGGCGGAGGTGACGACGTTGGAGAGTGCGGAGGGAGCAGAGAAGGAAGAACCGTCGGAAAGTAGCGTGTTGGTGGATCACCCTACGACAGTGATCCCGACCGAACaggcaaacgaaacggaaaaagcaaacgaaccTAGCAGCAGCCTGCTCGCCGATCGGAGGCGAGTGGAGCTTTCGGTGGAGGACACATCGCCTAGGATTGCGACCGCCGAGGGCCGTGAAACCACCACCGTGAAAGACAATTTCTCAAGCCGATCGGTGGTCCCGCAAAGTTCCAATTCGCACCGCAGCGAGCTGTCCGTGGAAGAGGTTGAACCTACCGACGGCAACGGGAGCCAGCCGGCGACCGAAGTAGGGACCGAGGGACCGAGCCTGGCGGATGAGCTAGTCGCGGGGTCGCAGGCGCAcacaccgtcggccgccggctcCCAGCGGTATCGGTTGCAGCGTCAGCAGCAAAACAAGGAACCGCTGCAGACCGTGATCTACCACGACAAGCGGCCGGATGGCCGTGCGGCACCGGCGAAATCGGTGTCGTACAGCTTCCTCGGCGAAACCGCATCGACGCTGAAGACCTGGCGTGACATCAATGCCGAATATTTGCCCGCCGTCAGCTCCAAGGGACGGAAGGGACCGGACAAGCAGATGGGCACACTCGAGACGACGACCCCGAAGGAGGGTGTCTCGCCGCCCGGGGCCGAAGCACGGGCGGAGCCGGAGTCCTACTCGCAGCCGGCAAAGTTTTACTCCACCCCGGCGCAGTTTTACTCGGAACCGGCCAAGATATACTCGGAACCGGCGCAGGTGTACGGCGTCCCGGAGAGTGTCTACTCCGTGCCGGCCAAAGTGTACTCCGAGCCGGCGAAAGTGTACTCCGAGCCGGCCAAAGTGTACTCCGAGCCGGCTAAGGTGTACTCTGAGCCGGCCAAAGTTTACTCGCAACCATCGAGCTACTGGCAGATGGTGTACGCGGTCGAATCGACCACGGTAGCGCCATCTTCCGGCACGTCGACCGGTCCGGGGCTTGTGTTGTCCGGGGCGCGCGCCCAGAAAACGAAAGACGATTGCAAGGTGACGGCGTCCTGCGACGAGCAatcccaacagcagcagcgccagcggtACGTGTTTAACGAACTGGACAAGATCCCGTACGATCAGCTGAATGCCCCGGTGAAGGGTGATGCGTACGTGATACAGGACGTCATCGGTCGGTTCGTACCGAAACAG CGCATCAAAGGTCGCAATGGTCAAGGAGCAGGAAGCCAAACAAGCGGAGCCGCCGCAACCGAAGCAAGACCCCGGACAC CGCTCGCCCCAGCCGGCGTGGCCGGCGAAGACTCCAAGATTGGCTACGTGGTCGAGGGTCGCAACTATCGGAAGTACCGCGTCGAGGAGAAGACACCGGACGGGTTCATCGTCGGCGAGTACGGGGTGCTGAGCCACAACGATGGGAATTTGCGCGGCGTCCGCTACACGGCCGACTCGGACATCAACCCGCGCCTCATCTACGATACGCTACTGAAGTTTCTCTCCCTCTAA